Genomic DNA from Comamonas resistens:
GGTTTGCATGATGATTTCTCCTAAGCTCGTTCGATGACGCTGGCCGCTCCGGCCCCGGAGCGCCTGAGGCCCAAGATAGACCTGCTGGCAGCATCGCGCAATAGCCGACTTCCGGCTTTACCTAACTTCATTCCTCTTTTCAGATTCTTGACAGAGCGCTGATCGCTGCGCTCTGTCACTTTCATTTTGGAGCCAGCTGCCGCCATGCTGTACGCGCTTGCCACTCTTTTCGCTTTCAATTTGCTGGGGGAGCTACTGGTGCGTGCCACGGGCTTGCCGCTGCCAGGCGCTCTGGTGGGCACCTTGACGCTGCTTATCGGCCTGCTGTTCTACAAGCGTTTGCCCAAGCCGCTGGAGGACACGGCCAGTGTGCTGCTGCAGAACATGATGCTGCTGTTCATCCCCGTGATTGCGGGCGTGATGCTGGAGTTTGATCATCTGCGCCGCGAATGGCTGCCCTTTGTACTGGCCTGCGTGGGCGGAGCGGCCATCACTTTTGCAGCAACGGCGCTGACCTTTCACTATTTCCTGCAACGCCAGCGCGCCAAGGAAGAAGCGGCCACCGGTAA
This window encodes:
- a CDS encoding CidA/LrgA family protein, yielding MLYALATLFAFNLLGELLVRATGLPLPGALVGTLTLLIGLLFYKRLPKPLEDTASVLLQNMMLLFIPVIAGVMLEFDHLRREWLPFVLACVGGAAITFAATALTFHYFLQRQRAKEEAATGNKQEAA